One window from the genome of Daphnia magna isolate NIES unplaced genomic scaffold, ASM2063170v1.1 Dm_contigs092, whole genome shotgun sequence encodes:
- the LOC123477572 gene encoding uncharacterized protein LOC123477572, translating to MANQSSEADSFSLIIETNYEPSLSAGADAARYYLSKSVKDSTKQQYTRVYDIWTDFCKKNGVPEFGADHEQLAACLSLVMLEDGSYPKVVTLSAAIAHEYRTRMLQSPTTHETISLLFRGFRNEHPQTRVTKSPITKEILSKMYSHLFRPEHGRDGLRASVVLWRTVWRISLEYYTLGRFSDIAKLQKKDVVYKPTPSPHLKILFKGGKNDQYSEGSERIVASNSDDKICPVKLTINYFQFLGPIYSGYLVPSCTPKNTPNPNKAVSYSGALCDMKKLMSTLGYDAKLYGENSGKRGGATTAAANGATDKQLKRLGGWRSDTMAAKYVDLSINSRISMSQLLQK from the coding sequence ATGGCGAATCAGAGCTCTGAAGCCGATTCATTCTCTCTCATTATTGAAACCAATTATGAGCCAAGTTTGTCTGCCGGTGCAGATGCGGCTCGTTACTATCTTTCTAAGTCCGTAAAAGACTCAACTAAACAGCAGTACACTCGTGTGTATGACATCTGGACAGACTTTTGTAAGAAGAACGGCGTACCAGAGTTCGGAGCCGATCATGAACAGTTGGCCGCCTGTCTCTCTCTCGTGATGCTGGAAGATGGATCGTATCCTAAAGTCGTGACACTGAGTGCAGCAATCGCACATGAATACCGCACCCGTATGCTACAATCACCGACCACCCACGAGACTATATCATTGCTTTTCCGCGGATTTCGTAATGAGCATCCCCAAACACGTGTCACCAAATCGCCTATAACCAAAGAGATCCTATCCAAAATGTACTCACACCTCTTCCGACCTGAACATGGAAGAGATGGATTAAGAGCGTCTGTTGTTCTCTGGAGAACGGTCTGGAGAATATCGTTGGAGTATTACACTCTCGGTCGGTTTAGCGACATAGCCAAGCTGCAAAAGAAAGACGTCGTCTATAAACCAACTCCGTCTCCGCATCTCAAGATTTTATTTAAAGGTGGAAAAAACGACCAGTATTCGGAGGGAAGCGAGAGGATTGTCGCTTCGAATTCTGACGACAAGATTTGCCCTGTCAAACTTACTATTAATTATTTTCAGTTTTTGGGGCCCATATACTCTGGTTATCTGGTCCCTTCTTGTACCCCAAAGAACACACCAAATCCGAACAAGGCAGTATCATACAGCGGAGCTCTATGCGACATGAAAAAACTGATGTCTACGTTGGGATATGACGCAAAACTTTACGGCGAGAACTCCGGAAAGAGAGGGGGAGCAACTACAGCCGCGGCCAACGGAGCAACTGATAAACAATTGAAACGTCTTGGAGGTTGGCGGTCTGATACGATGGCCGCTAAATATGTTGATCTCTCAATTAATAGTCGGATTTCAATGTCACAACTATTACAAAAATAA